The following proteins are encoded in a genomic region of Rattus rattus isolate New Zealand chromosome 2, Rrattus_CSIRO_v1, whole genome shotgun sequence:
- the Klk15 gene encoding LOW QUALITY PROTEIN: kallikrein-15 (The sequence of the model RefSeq protein was modified relative to this genomic sequence to represent the inferred CDS: inserted 3 bases in 2 codons) — MWLLLAFILLVSAAQDGDKVLEGEECVPHSQPWQVALLXGPFNCGAFLISPHWVLTAAHCQTRFMRVRLGEHNLRKFDGPEQLRSVSRIIPHPGYEARTHRHDIMLLRLFRPARLTPQVRPVALPTRCPLLGEDCVVSXWGLLSDNSPGATGSHKSQVRLPDTLHCANISIISEASCNKDYPGRVLPTMVCAGVEGGGTDSCEGNSGGPLVCGGALQGIVSWGDVPCDTTTKPGVYTKVCSYMDWIRKNMRRN, encoded by the exons CGCAGGATGGTGACAAGGTGCTAGAAGGCGAGGAGTGTGTGCCTCATTCGCAGCCATGGCAAGTGGCCCTCTT TGGCCCCTTCAATTGTGGTGCATTCCTCATCTCCCCTCACTGGGTGTTGACTGCTGCCCACTGCCAAACCCG CTTCATGAGAGTGCGCCTGGGTGAGCACAACCTTCGAAAGTTCGATGGCCCAGAACAACTGCGCTCTGTCTCTCGCATCATCCCACATCCGGGCTACGAGGCTCGCACCCACCGGCATGACATCATGCTATTGCGACTTTTCCGGCCTGCCCGCCTAACGCCCCAGGTGCGTCCTGTGGCTCTGCCCACACGTTGCCCCCTCCTCGGTGAGGACTGCGTGGTGT GGTGGGGCCTGTTATCAGACAACAGCCCTGGAGCCACAGGGAGTCACAAGTCACAAG TGAGACTCCCTGATACGTTGCATTGTGCCAACATCAGCATTATCTCTGAGGCATCTTGCAACAAGGACTACCCTGGTCGCGTGTTGCCCACCATGGTGTGTGCTGGTGTCGAGGGCGGTGGCACGGACTCCTGTGAG GGTAACTCTGGAGGACCCTTGGTCTGCGGGGGTGCCCTGCAGGGCATTGTATCCTGGGGTGATGTCCCCTGTGATACTACCACCAAGCCTGGAGTCTACACAAAAGTCTGCAGCTACATGGACTGGATCAGGAAAAATATGAGAAGGAACTGA
- the LOC116894351 gene encoding LOW QUALITY PROTEIN: kallikrein-1-like (The sequence of the model RefSeq protein was modified relative to this genomic sequence to represent the inferred CDS: inserted 1 base in 1 codon), translating into MRRFKGSPRRRLLSSKLSTCCSCMPVTMWFLILFLALSLGRNDAAPPVQSRVVGGYNCEKNSQPWQVAVYYFGEYLCGGVLIDPSWVITAAHCATDNYQVWLGRNNLYEDEPFAQHRLVSQSFPHPGFNQDLIWNHTRQPGDDYSNDLMLLHLSQPADITDGVKVIALPTEEPKVGSTCLASGWGSTTPDGLELSDDLQCVNIDLLSNEKCIEAHQEEVTDLMLCAGEMDGGKDTCKGDSGGPLLCDGELQGITSWGXVPCAEPEKPGIYTKLIKFTSWIKEVMKENP; encoded by the exons ATGAGGAGATTTAAAGGCTCCCCAAGGAGGAGGCTCCTCAGCTCCAAGCTCAGCACCTGCTGCTCCTGCATGCCTGTTACCATGTGGTTCCTGATCCTGTTCCTCGCCCTGTCCCTGGGACGGAATG ATGCTGCACCTCCCGTCCAGTCTCGGGTTGTTGGAGGATATAACTGTGAGAAGAATTCCCAACCCTGGCAAGTGGCTGTGTACTACTTCGGCGAATACCTCTGCGGGGGTGTCCTGATAGACCCCAGCTGGGTGATCACAGCTGCTCACTGTGCAACCGA caATTACCAGGTTTGGCTGGGCCGAAACAACCTATATGAAGATGAACCCTTTGCTCAGCACCGGCTTGTCAGCCAAAGCTTCCCTCACCCCGGTTTCAACCAGGACCTCATATGGAACCACACCCGACAACCTGGGGACGACTACAGCAATGATTTGATGCTGCTCCACCTCAGCCAGCCTGCGGACATCACAGATGGTGTGAAGGTCATCGCTCTGCCCACTGAGGAGCCCAAGGTGGGGAGCACCTGCCTTGCCTCAGGCTGGGGCAGTACCACACCTGACGGAT TAGAATTAAGTGATGATCTCCAGTGTGTGAACATCGATCTTCTGTCTAATGAGAAGTGCATCGAGGCACACCAAGAAGAGGTGACAGATCTCATGCTGTGTGCAGGAGAGATGGATGGGGGCAAAGACACTTGCAAG GGTGACTCAGGAGGCCCCCTCCTCTGTgatggtgagctccagggcaTCACGTCATGGG TTGTCCCATGCGCTGAACCCGAGAAGCCAGGCATCTACACCAAACTTATTAAGTTCACCTCCTGGATAAAAGAAGTTATGAAGGAAAACCCCTGA